The Alosa alosa isolate M-15738 ecotype Scorff River chromosome 9, AALO_Geno_1.1, whole genome shotgun sequence genome includes a region encoding these proteins:
- the oma1 gene encoding metalloendopeptidase OMA1, mitochondrial translates to MAIFLLTHLDESPVTGRTRLLVFSRENFLELANLTAEQHMEEFKDIIISPKDPRHQVVERVVQHLAERNQDIAEISTVPWSVHVVDSPTMNAFVLPNGKVFIFTGMLEAVADIHQLTFILGHEMAHALIGHSAEQASMSHVVDFLSLILLTAIWAVCPRDSLAALGHWIQGKLVQFMFDRPYSRKLEAEADQVGLQLAAKACADVRAGPVFWQQMEISDQLRGESTVPEWLSTHPSHRNRVNQLDRLIPQALELRASCDCPALPATDPRAVFSESVRQLLNSVKERESAEKAKEKEGKLSIASGGGGIFLPLPHAPSPLAPGPPGQLGGVLSPTPVLSQALPSK, encoded by the exons ATGGCGATCTTCCTGCTCACACACCTGGATGAGTCACCGGTGACTGGACGCACCAGACTGCTTGTGTTCAGCAGGGAGAACTTCTTGGAGCTGGCCAACTTGACTGCAGAACAG CACATGGAGGAGTTTAAGGACATCATCATCTCCCCAAAAGACCCCAGGCACCAGGTGGTGGAACGGGTGGTGCAACACCTGGCTGAAAGGAACCAGGACATTGCTGAGATCTCCACTGTACCCTGGAGCGTCCACGTGGTGGACAGTCCCACCATGAATGCCTTTGTGCTACCG AACGGGAAGGTGTTCATCTTCACGGGGATGCTGGAGGCAGTGGCAGACATTCATCAGCTGACCTTTATTCTGGGACATGAGATGGCCCATGCCCTCATCGGACACTCT GCGGAGCAGGCCAGCATGTCCCATGTGGTGGACTTCCTGTCCCTGATCCTGCTGACTGCCATCTGGGCCGTGTGTCCACGGGACAGCCTGGCTGCGCTGGGCCATTGGATCCAGGGCAAGCTTGTGCAG ttcATGTTTGATCGGCCGTACAGCAGGAAGCTGGAGGCGGAGGCGGACCAGGTCGGACTGCAGCTGGCTGCCAAG GCGTGTGCGGACGTGCGGGCCGGGCCAGTGTTCTGGCAGCAGATGGAGATCTCGGATCAGCTGCGGGGCGAGTCCACCGTGCCCGAGTGGCTCTCCACCCACCCGTCCCACCGGAACCGGGTCAACCAACTGGACCGCCTCATccctcag GCTCTGGAGCTGAGGGCCAGCTGCGACTGTCCGGCGCTGCCCGCCACTGACCCGCGGGCCGTCTTCTCCGAGAGCGTCCGCCAGCTGCTAAACAGCGTGAAGGAGCGAGAGAGTGCCGAGAAGGccaaagagaaggaggggaaatTGTCTATCGCCTCCGGCGGTGGTGGTATCTTCCTGCCACTTCCCCATGCTCCCTCTCCCCTGGCCCCTGGGCCCCCAGGCCAGTTAGGGGGAGTGCTATCCCCCACGCCAGTCCTCTCTCAGGCCCTCCCCAGCAAGTGA